One Thermococcus eurythermalis DNA segment encodes these proteins:
- a CDS encoding class III signal peptide-containing protein translates to MGLVPRRRGQISLEFMLVFSIMLIMLLYSIKNVGFDESSPSSETLAVQIALEEKSVANVIAGAVDQVYAQGPGSKVTVYAHFNLLRNSKYLKKAFGLTSPQVQLMFLGTEDSLFPVEAENSVIAVAVAESGSDPVISGSTRTGVWVQTYFLYNSTSKPRFLVSLSPNDVPSMMKVVVEWNPSEPVSMAYDRASRTLKINIRPGG, encoded by the coding sequence ATGGGGCTAGTCCCTAGAAGGCGCGGTCAGATATCTCTTGAATTTATGCTGGTGTTTTCGATAATGCTGATAATGCTACTCTACTCCATAAAAAACGTCGGTTTTGATGAATCTTCACCTTCATCTGAGACCCTGGCCGTTCAAATTGCACTGGAGGAGAAGAGCGTTGCTAACGTGATAGCAGGGGCTGTGGACCAGGTTTATGCCCAGGGGCCTGGTTCGAAGGTAACAGTTTATGCGCATTTCAATCTGCTTCGCAATTCCAAGTATCTCAAAAAAGCGTTTGGCTTAACGTCTCCTCAAGTCCAGCTGATGTTCCTTGGAACTGAGGACTCCCTTTTCCCAGTCGAAGCCGAAAACTCTGTAATCGCGGTGGCAGTTGCTGAAAGTGGCTCTGATCCAGTTATCTCGGGCTCTACCAGGACTGGGGTCTGGGTTCAGACGTACTTCCTTTATAACTCAACGTCCAAGCCCCGTTTCCTCGTTTCCTTAAGTCCTAACGACGTTCCCTCTATGATGAAAGTCGTTGTTGAGTGGAATCCTTCGGAGCCCGTCTCCATGGCATATGACCGTGCCTCCAGGACCCTCAAGATAAACATTAGGCCGGGTGGGTGA